The DNA window GGATGAAAAGCCGAAAGATCGAAAAGAGAGCGGTGGCATAAGGGTGTTGGAACGGCTCTCCGGTTTTCGTTCCATGGAGGTTACACGTTTATCCCGCCTGCCCATGGCGAGAGGGTTTTTCCGTGGAGGAATGGGTGGAAAAGTTACTAGCCGTCAGTAAACTGAAAATTGGCATGTACGTCTTGATGCCCGTATCATGGAGAAACCACCCCTTCTTAAAAAGCCAGTTCCTGGTCACCTCTCAGGAGCAGATCAAGAAGATGATCGGTTCGGGGATTGGAGAAGTGTGGGTGGACTTTAGCCGGAGCCGTGTGGCCGATGGAGACCCGGAGCCCGTTGAGGCCGGACCGGATGAACCGAAGCGGGTGATTGTGCCGGAGGGATTGCGGGAGAGTATTTTCGACAAGAAGCTGCCTCCCCTGACAAAAGCAGCGCAGGTTCATCAGTATTCGGGGGAAATGATCAAAAATCTCATGGACAATCCCACGGCGGAAAACATCCATGAAGCAAAAAAAGCGGTCAACGACGTGGTCGATCTCATCCTGGAGGATTCGGAAACCAGTCAGCACCTGATGATGATCACGGACCACGATTACTATACCTATACCCATTCGGTTCATGTCGGGGTGCTCTCCGTATGCCTGGCCCGCAATATTTTCCGCCGTTCCAATGCCCATGATCTGCATGAACTGGGAGCGGGTTTTTTTCTTCATGATCTGGGCAAGGTCGGAATTGACCAGGGAATCATCAACAAGCCCGGCA is part of the Deltaproteobacteria bacterium genome and encodes:
- a CDS encoding HD-GYP domain-containing protein, with product MEKLLAVSKLKIGMYVLMPVSWRNHPFLKSQFLVTSQEQIKKMIGSGIGEVWVDFSRSRVADGDPEPVEAGPDEPKRVIVPEGLRESIFDKKLPPLTKAAQVHQYSGEMIKNLMDNPTAENIHEAKKAVNDVVDLILEDSETSQHLMMITDHDYYTYTHSVHVGVLSVCLARNIFRRSNAHDLHELGAGFFLHDLGKVGIDQGIINKPGKLTDEEMGEMKKHPNLGFRILQETKQMTEESKIIVLQHHERFDGSGYPKGLRGEDLHVYGKICAIADVYDALTTDRPYRKRMQPFEGLKIMKEQMLHHFQKDMFEQFVLMIAGRKQR